The window TGAGGACCTGCTTCCTGGAGTCCATGTCCTTGGGGACGAGGGCCTCCGGATCGATCAGGGACAACTGTGCCAGCACATCATCTTCGAGATACGGGTAGACCAGCGTCTTCCCGAAGTGGTCGGCTATCGCCCTCTCGCACGGGACCGACACGTTCATCAGGCGCTCCACACCCGCGTCCTTGAGCATCTGGAACTCCTTCTCGGACTGCCCGACGTACTTGGCGCAGCCCATGAAGTACTCGTCCGCCCCCTGGCCGGTGACAACAACATCCTGATTGCATTCCCTGCAGACGCTGAACAGCTGCAGCTCGTAGGAGATCGTGAAGGGATCCGACACCCCCGTGGAGGTGATCATCTCCCTGATGAGGTCCGGAACGTTGGATTTGGTAATCTGGACATGGACGAACGGGAGGTTCAGCCTCTTGGCCACGTCCCTGGCCATGGACACGTCGAAGGCGTTGGCGGTGCCGCAGGTGTAGAGGGTGACGGAATCCGCGTATTCCTTGCACAATGCGGACAGCAGACCCGAGTCCAGTCCCCCGGAGCAGGCTATGCCCACATCCTTCCCCTCGACTGCATCCTTCACCGTACCGACGATCGCGTCCCTGAGCGAGTCCCACATGGTACACCGACATGATTCCGGTGTCATAAAGATTGGCGTTCCCACGTCAGGACGTGTTGCGTCCTGCTTTTATATGAAAAAAGACAATAAGCGGAATCGAGTGGGAGCAATGACATTCTGCGGAAAATGCGGTTACAACAACCCAGAGGAAAGCCGTTTCTGTGTGAACTGCGGCGCGGACCTAGAGGAGTCAATCGAGACCCAGACCGAGCTGAAGGAAGAGGAGACGGCCGTCAAGGAGGAGACGGAGGAGGTCGAGCGCATCGGCGCATACGACCCCAACAAGGATTATTCCATCCCTCCTCAGCAGCAGCCTCCTGCACAGCAGCCCCCGCAGCAGCCCTACCCGCCGATGTACGGCGCACCCCTGCTCAAGCCCACCCGCGGTAAGATCCCAGTGGTCACGATGTACGACCCGAGGGGACGCAAGATGGGGATCATGTTCTCGATAGCGGCGCTCGCCGTATCGCTGATCACCCTGTTCGCCATCCCGATGGACTTCGCCAGTCTGGACAACACCATCTTCAGGATCGGCCTTATGGAAGGCAACACCACGGTCCTCGTGCTGGTCCTTCTGACCCTCGCTCTCGCCGTCATCGCGCTTCTCGAACCCGTGTTCGCAGCAGGCACCGCGATATGCCTGATCGTAACCGGATACGTCATGCTCAAGGACAACCTGGTTTTCTTCGGGGCACCAGAGTTCGCGGTCGTCCTGCTCATCGCTCTGGACGTGGCAGCCCTGGGAATCGTCGCCATGGTGTTCATGAGGAAGTTCGTCATGAACAACATCCACGAGACCAACCTGTTTAAGGCCTGCTATCTGGCCTGGACCGGAATCCCCCACATGTGATTGTAAAGGATCTTATGCCCCTGGGTCGGGGCATAAGGTCATCTGTTTCAGTTCTCAAGGGTTTCGTTAGGTTCCAGCACAAGGTGCTGGTTGTATTCATCGATGCTTATCAGGAACTTGTCGAAGAACCCTTTTCTTCCGAGAAGTGTGGAACATATCGGAGATCCCTCTTTCATGAACAGGACTCTTACAGGAATCGGAATGATATGTTTTTCCGATTCATTCTGAATTGTTACAGTCGTACTGCTGATGACTGTCTCGATCGTTCCGTCTATCCCATAGGATTTTGTCTTAGGACCTGTCAGATCGAGATTCAGCGTTTCAGCTATCTTGGAATCCATGGCGCTCATGTCTGCCCCGCTATCTATCAGTGATATGGCACTGTATACCCTATCGCCTTCCGAATACGTTGCTAAAACAGCAGGGCGTGGCATCAAGCTTCCTTTAGCCAGTGTCATCGGTAAATAATCACATTGGATTGTTATGGTATCGCAGGAAAAGAAAGTCTTCGGGAGGCACATACATGATGAATGGTACGAAGTCCCTTCCGCAAACTTCTGCCGTCTTATCAAAAACCTCCTGGAAGCTTTTGGAGTGGGCCACCAGTACGCCGTCGCATAGGCCGATGACCTCCCCCTCGTACGGAGAGAGGTCCATCTTCAGATAGGCCTCGTAGGATCTGTCCTCGTGAATTTCACGTTGTGTATCAGCCAGACCGTTATCCTTTCTCATCTCAGAGATGTTAGAATCCATCCCGGTCACCTCCGTCCCTGTATTCTTTCATTGTTCCTTTCATTTGTTTCCCTTCCTGTTCGGTTTTCATGCACCCTGTCCATACCCGTTAAAATATTCGAAGAGGGGGAATATAAAAGTGAGTCCGAGCCGTCACAGATGGTCGAACGGTGGTAGCAGTTGATATCCCGCCGCGTGCGCAGAAATCTAAAGACTTAGATGTAAAGATATTAGTATAATTTATCAGACTAAATGTATTAGCCAGAAGGTCCGCCATTTCCACGTTTCTATCGATCCAGATCTCACTCGACCAGGATCTTCTTGGCGTCCATCAGGCACTTGCCCACCCTCTTCCCCTTCTCGGAGAGGCTGAGCGTGTAGTGGAGTCTGGGTTCCCGCGTCATTTCCTCGATGACCAGCCCCTCGTCCACCAGGACCTTGAGGGTGCTGGTGAATGCCCTGTAGTTGCTTGATACAGCGTAAAGATCCGATTTATGGACCGTCCCCTTCTCGTAGATGTATGTGATAATGTCGAACGCATGGTTCTTAGACATCACCGTTTGGTAGGGGTGGTCGTAATCGGGCATAAACTTAGTACGGCGTTTCCTGTAGATATGCAGTTTAATGCGAATCGGAAGATATCTTCCGAATCGAAGATTAAAAATAAGCCGAGACAGTTGACAAAAACATGAAAACGGACGGTTCCGAGGAAGTCGCGGGCATCAAGGTTCCGATAGGCGGAAAGGTGGAGACCCGGAAGGATTCCGAGGAGGAACCGGTCCCGGAGGAGATCCTCCGTCTCCTTTCTGAGAGGAAGAAGGCCCCTGCCGAACGCACAGTCCTCGAGAAGATAGAGGCCCGTCACGTTATGAGGATACTCCTGTATCTCGACAAGCTGTCCCCGGTGATGAAGACGGACATCTACAACGACATATCTAGATGTTCCAACATGGCCGGGAAGCTGCAGGACCTCGTCGAGATGGGACTGATCAAGTTGTACACCACCGGGCACGTGAACTCCAGCGTCGCCGTCATAACCCCCAAGGGCAGGGAAGTGGCGGCGAAGGTCAGGGAACTGATCGAGTACATCGAATCGGGCGAGTGAGAATCTGCATTTTGTGCGAGAGTTATGATATATCATCTCTCTCGCGGTTTTTGGCGAGGATTGCGTCCTCTTAATACATCGTTCACCTGTCATTCATTCGACCGATCCTGCCGTCCCGGATGGAATTAGGGGCCGGAAGGGATGGTATACGGGGGAGGTCATACGGTAAAAGGCCCGCAGGACCCTTGTTAGGGAGAAGGTCCTGTAGGAGCTGACCGAGGATTTTCGACATCGACCGCGCAAGCGATCAACCCGATTCAGTGGCTGAGTAGCCGTGAAAAGGAGAATTGAAATATGAATACAAAAGGAACAAAATTCCTGGCAGTTCTTGCTGTCCTCGCAATGGCTTTTGCTGCTTTTGCTGTTATTGCATCGTCTGATGACAATGATGCGGCCGCTACGGCAACATATTATGTCGATCAGACGAATGGTAATGACGTAAATGCAGGTACAGCTACTGCGCCTTTGAAGAAATTCGCAACAGCTATCGCCAAGGAAGACGTTTCGACAATTGTTTTTGTCGGTAACTATGCAACAGCCAATGACGACAAAGTCGATATGGCTGGAAAAGCCGTAACCTTGAAGAGTGCAGACCCCGCGAACAAGTCTGTCATCACAGGAGACTATGTAACGTTCAACGGCAGTGCAAGAACCATGTCTGGTTCTGTAACTCTTGAGAACCTCAAGATAACATTCACATCCGATTACCTTGGATGGGACGGAGCCGCAGCAACCACATGGACGAATGTCAACCTCAAAATCATAGGTTGTGAGTTCGTATCTGGAACCCCTGGTGATTTAATCAGGTTGACTGGTGAAGATGTTTGTGCGACTGGAACCATTGCAGTTACAATCCAGGACTCGATGTTCACATCTCTCAACACAGATGATCGTACTGGAATTGTCGTTACTGGAACGCCTGCATCATTGACTGTGAAAAACTCGGTCTTCAATGGATTCTCAAGACCCATACAGACCGATGCCACAACAATTGATATCGATGGTGTGACCTTCAACTCTAACACAACAGTGAAGACAGATAAGCCCCAGATCAACATCAAAGGAGCAATCGAGAATGCAACAGTTTCCGTCAAGAATTCCAGCATCCAGGGAATTCTGACAAAGCCCATGGCGTGCATTTATGGTGCAGATTCTGATGTGGCCGGACCCTCTTTTAAGAGCTTCCAGGTTGATGGGGATGTAATTATCAACGATGATACGGCCAACCTCATCACCATTCCCGCAAACGGAAAGTTCATCGTTTCAGAGGGAACGAAGTTCACAATGGATTCCACCGCAACCGATAAACTCGTAGTTGCAGATAAGGGAACACTTCAGATTGATGGAAAGATGGTCCTCCTGAATGGAGCCGTTGTGGAGAACAACGGAACAATCATCGTACCCACAGCCGCAGATGCAGCTATGTTCGACGGAAATGTCAAGGTTGCAGCAACCGATGGATCTCCTGAGAAGACCACCGATACCAGCGATATCGCTGCGAATACCGATGTAACTTCGGAGCAGATCAACGATGTTGGTGCAGACGTTGTCATCTTCGAGAATGCTATCGCATCCGCAGATGTCCCTGCAGGAAAGACAATCGTTATCACGAATGCCGCAAACCTCACCGAACTTGATGTTACCAAGGACAACTCCGCAGCATCAGTCATCGCTGAGGCCGCCTCATTCGAGGTCACCACAGGAACAGATCAGAACGTTGCAGTCACTGATTTCACTGGAACGATCACTTTCTCTAAGGGATCCGTTGTCATCGTTGTTGATGATTGGTCCGCAGGAACCATTAACCTTGATAAGGACACAATTGCGAAAATCAGAGGAAATGTCACAGGTGCAGATGTAAAGATTCTGTTCACCGGTACTTCTGGAACCGCTAAGGTCATCGTCGAGTCAGGAGCTGACAAGGCACTCACTATCGGAGCCGGTGCAAAGCTTACAATCGGTGGATCTGCAGCAGCGACTAAAGACAAGATTGATGTAGAAATCAACGGAATTGTCACCGGTGCTGGAGCACTTGATGTCCAGTACGCTAAGTCCGTTACCATCAACGATGGAGCGGTTGTGGATGTTGCCACATTCACGAACACCAGCAAAGCCGTCACTGTCTACAGTGGAGCAGATATCAACAAAACGGCATTCAGTGCTTTCGATAAGATTGCAGGAAAGGACGCAGGATCAGGTACATGGTCTTATGCAGACAATGTTCTGACCCTCAACAACTATAACGGAACATACAACTTCAGGCAGATTGCAGGATTAGCGACTAGCATCAAACTCATTGGTGACAGCACTATCACATACGCAGCACCCGCAGATCTCGTGAACTTCAGTATGTTCACGGCTCTTACAACACTTACTGCAACCGTAGGTTCCGAGAGCCTGACGATCAACGCGGACATCTCTGCAGTCGAGGACATCAGTGTCCTCAATGATTTCGTCGTTCTTGACCTCGGAGGCAACTTCAAACTCGAGCAGGTCAACCTTGCAATCACCATCACAGGCAGCAATGCCAAGTGGACCGCAGAGAAGATCGCACTTGCTGATGTCGTTGGAATGATTGTGGACGGAAACCTCACAGTAGAGGGAACCGCATCGCTTTCTGTTGATGTGCTTTCAGCACTTACCACTGATGCGGCAGAGATCAAGGGAGTATCCGTAACTGGAACAACGGACATCAAGTCCAACTCGACATTCACAGTAACCGCACCCGCGAACGCTTTCGCAGCTGCCGGTGCATTCACAGTGAAGTTCGAATCCACTGTAACAATTAACGGAGACATGACCTCTGGAATATCGACCAATGTCAACAACAAATCCTCGTTGACGGTCAGCGGACTGCTCACAGCAGCAGCTCTCGGAGTCACACTCGAGTCTGTAGTGGACTTTAATGATGTCGTCCTCTCGGGAGCGAGCAGCAACGACGTCGAGATGACAGTTAACGGAAACATGCTCATCGCAAGCGGTACCTTTACCAACAACGGTAAGCTGACCAACAACGGAACCATCCTTGTCATCGGTAACCTCACCAACAACGGAACCTTCGACAACAACGGAACCATTAGCGTTCCTGCGAACAAGATCGGAACCCAGGGTACTGCAAAGACACTCACCTTCACCAATAATGAGTACGATCAGCTTGGAGTCAATGTGGCAATGATCAAGCAGATCTCTCTGACCACAACTGCTGTTCTTGACGGTACTGGAACGGTCGCTGTCGCCGCTGGAGACCTTATGGTATTTACCAAGACCGTTAATGGAGCACCGACCGAAGAGGCATTCACCGGTACCATGGTCATGACCCAGGATGGAACGGGTTACACCATCGTCCTCGAGAATGCAGCCAAGACCACAAAGATCACCATCGTCTATGACAGCACCAAGGCAACCGATGCAGCCCACGACCAGATCGGAACTGACTACTCAGTATCAGTTACCGGAAAGGTCACCGTAGCCGGAGATCTGTACAACCTCACGGCCAACACCTACAAGAAGGATCACGCCGGAGCTGTAGGTGGATCACTCCCCGCAGACGCGACGATCTTCGCGGCCAACACCGGAACATTCTCAGTTGCTATGGGAACTTTCACCAACGCTGGATCCGTTATCGTATCCGCCAACGGAGCTACAATCCTCGTAGCAGATGCGACATGGAACGGCCCCATCACAGCCAATACCGCTCTGACCATCGCCGGTAAATTCAACGGAGAGATCCTCTCGAACGATGGTGATATCGCAGTCGGTGCAAAGGCCGTCATCAAGGGTAACATCACCGCGGTCGGCAACCTCGATATCGACGGAACTGTCACCGGTAACATCGATACAAAGGGAACTGTCAGTGTTGACAAGAAGGTCACCGGAGACATCTCCACCGAGAACGAGGTCACCGTAACTGGCGAACTCGTCGGAAACGTCACCATCACGGGAGCATCCCAGTTCATTTCCACAGCAGGAAAGATGAACGGAGAGCTCACATACAACTTCGCATACCTCGCCAAGAAGGGAGATGCGGCAAAGACAGAGGGAAGCGCCACGATGAAGATCGTCGGAGAGGCCACATACACCATCGCGCTCGTTGCAGCTGTCGATGCATCTTCGGACTCCGTTGACGGAACCGCAGGATTCTTCAGATACGCAACAGCACCTTCGGCCGTCGACAAGGACGGAATCGAGTTCACCCTGCTCGCAGGAACATTCGACCAGAACTCATCGGTCGTCATGCCTGTCGGATCATCCTTCGTCGTTGAGACCGGAACCGTGTTCCAGATCGACAAGTCCTTCGAATTCAATGTCGTCGATTCGGCACTGAAGATCTCGGACAGCGCTACAGCGAACATCGATCTCGGATCCGACGTCCCCGATTACGGAACTGTCGTATACGTGATGAGTTTCACCAAGACCGAAGGATACACTATCTACTCCAACCTCGCATACGCTCTCGCCAACGCAGATGAGGGCTCTGTCCTGACCGTAGGTCAGTCCACAGTCATCAAGACCAGTGTCGAGATCGGAACTGGAATCACTGTTGAGGTCCCCAAGGATATTATCCTCACATTCCAGAACGATGCAGGTAAGTCTATGAACCTCTCCATGAAGGATGGCGCAAAGATTGAACTCATCGACAACGGTATGGTTGTCTTCGCTGCAAGCGGTGACGATACAGACGATGCCGAGCTCGAAGCAGGAGATTCATTCGAATACTACTCCGTGAGCGGAACCATCGTCTTCGGCGACAACGCTGTCGAGTTCGACGGTGTCAGGTTCACCGCAGAGTCCACCGTCGTCGGGGTCGCTGCGACCGAGACCGTTCCCGCCAAGATCAGTACCACCCTCCTGTACAACGAGGGAACCGCAACCATAGCAGCAGGAGTCGGAACCGGATCCATCACACTCGGCAACGGTGATTACCTCCTGGTCAAGGGAGACGACGAATCCAAAGAGCTGGTATACGCCACATTCATCGTGGGAGAGGGCGCGGTGTTCGATGCCGTTGCTATCAACGACGCTTTCGCAAGGGTCAACTATGACGCCGATAAAGAGGTAGATGAATACACGGCATACCCCACACACGTCGAGATCAACGGTATCCTCAACCTCAGTGCCAACACCATCGCGAACGGAGTATGGTCCGGACTCGGAAAGGTCACCCTCCCCGAGAACAAGACCTTTACTCTCCCCGCATACCCCGCGCCCGTTGCCAACGGAGCCGACATGAATGCCGGATCCGTTGCATCGTTCGTACTCGTGGACACCACGGAGGACGAGAACGGATACGCCCTGGAGTTTGCCACTGCCAGCGATGCCGGTGAATTGACGTTCACCGCGAAGAAGGTCAAGCTCGACGGAGAGGACCACTATGCCATGACCGTCGGCGGAATCCTGGGATTCGGAGCCATCGAGGCCACCACCGCAGCGGTCCTCGACCAGCTCACCATCAAAGAGGACGCAGGTGTCGTTGCGGATACGACGTTCCTCCTCAAGGACAAGAACTCCACAGCGCGTGGATACCTTATGACCAATGATATCTACATGAAGGCCGAGGGAGTGACCGCATACGGAGCACTCGATTACGAGGTCACCTTCGAGCAGGAGGGCTACACCGTATACACCTACTTCGCATCCGTGGATTTCGAGGAGATCACAGACATCACTATCGAGAAGGAAGGATTCGTGTTCGCCAACGGACAGGTCATCGAGGGAGATGTGACCATCACCATCATGGACGGAGTGTTCGCCCAGGTGCCTGCAGGCGGAAAGCTTATCATCGGTGAGGCTGCGACCACTCTCGGAGCGGGCGCACCCGTCATCGTCGGAAGCATCTGGATCCCCACGAACTCATACATGATTGTCTATCCCAACGCGGACATCACCGGAGCCGAGATCCTCAGTCAGGACAAGACAACGGATGCAACCAGCTCTAAGTTCGATATCGAGGGAACCCTGTATGCTACGGTTTACGCAAGCAAGACTGCAGCAACCACCAAGACTCTTGCTAATGCCTCCGCAGATCTTGTTCCGAAGATCACCGGATACACCTTCACCAAGTGGGTCGCATACAACGCCGTTGAGGGTGACGGACTCGACCAGCTCATCGGAGTAACCGATGTGACTGCTACGCTAGTTGCAGGAAAGGTCACCATCACTATCACGGCAGTCGAGGGAGTTACCTACTACATGGATGGAGTCGAGTTCTTGACAACCGATCTTGCAACCAAGGTCACTGTCGGTTCAGTCGTTACCATGAAGATCTCCGATACCTCCAAGTATCAGGGAACACCCAAGATCGACGGCAAGACCAACTACGTTGTCTCCGGTGACTCTGATGGAAAGACCATCACTGCAACCGGAGTCTCACCCGTTGAGCCCGAGCCCGAACCCGCACCGGCAGGAATGACCCTGACCGAGATCCTCCTGATTGTCCTCGTCGTCCTGATCGCCATCATGGTGGTCATCATCGCGCTGAGGCTCAACAGGAGCTGATCCGGGAACTGAAACCTAAAAACTGAAACAGGATCCCCTTCGGGGGATCCGCCTTAATCCTTTTTCTTCGGGAATCCGGAATTTCAGAAGGTAAGATTTATCCGTTGAACGTCCCATCGTTCACAAAGGTGATACAGATGGACACCGACATGATTGTATTCGGTCTGATCCTGGCCGTTCTGATCTCCGGGTTCGCGCTCACGATCTGGTTCAGATGGAAGACCGGCGTCAGGGCGTACGGCTGCAAGTGCGCCTGCTTCAAATGCAGGGAGATTCCGTGCACCGGCGACGACGAATGCGATTGCAAGTGACCGGTGTGAAGATTATTCGGCCGGCAGTACGCCGTCGGGGGAGCCCTCATCGGCCATCTGGTCCGCGAACAGGAACAGTTCGTAGAACGGGATGGTAAGTATCCTCCGGGACTCATCAAATCCGTAGTTGTTCCTGGATACCTTGACCGCGTAATCGAATCCGTTGGTCTCCCTGAAGCATTTGAGGGAATTCATCGGGCCTCTGCCCTTCTTCACGTCGACGGGGATGGCGTGACCGTTCTTCCCGAGTATGAATTCGAATTCAGAATTCCTCCTGCCCTTCCAATAGAAAAGGTCCAGGCCTCTCGATTTCAGTTCCTGTGCGGCGAAATTCTCGTAGAATATTCCTGCCAGCATGTTCCTGCCGTCATCGCTTATGAATGACAGGGGATCGACGGCACTCTGATACGAGAACATCCCGATATCCGCCATGTAGACCCTGAATGTGTTATCAGTCTCCGTAAGGGGGATGGTCACACGCCCTTCGATCTTCCGGCATACATTGATCACACGGGCCTCTGTCAGCCAATCGATGGGTGACATCATCTCACGGCCCCTGGCACCTTTCTCCACGATGGACGGGCTGAAGTTCTTGGATTCCCTGTTCAGCAGGGTGTATATCTTGGAGAATATCGCCCTCGTTCTGATTATCGATTCGGGGCTGGCCTGATATAGATCCATATCTGCCAGATAGTTCCCGTATAGTTCCTTCAGGACCTTCCTGGATTCGTTGAAGTTATCGGTCTCCAGGAACGCGGAGACGGATTCGGGCATCCCGCCTATCAGAAGATACTCATAGAATATTCCCACGGCCATCTCGTGGAGCTCCTTTTCCATCGGTTCCTTCCTGCTGTAATGTTCAACTACCGAGTCGTACATCCTCCTGTTGCGGTTGTACAGGTATTCGTCGAATGACAGCGGAGTGACGGTGATCTCGTTTATCTTACCGACAGGGAATAGGAAACCGTTGTCGGATACGCCCCTCTTCTTCCTCTTTATCCTTATCCTCACCATGGATCCGGTGACGATCATCGGTATCTCGGTATAATCCTGGCACATGTATTTCATCATCGTTATCACTGATGGGCATTCCTGTGCCTCGTCGATTATCAGGAGGGTGGATTGATTCACGTCCTTGTTTTTTGCCAGAGATATGTATCTCAGTACATCGGAGGCTTTGGGATGCGATTCACAGTATCTGCAGAAATCCGGTTCTTCCTTACAGTCGATATAGATGTAGCTGTTTCCGTAGTAGCGCTCTGCGAAGATATCCTTCACAAGGTACGTCTTCCCCACTTGCCTTGCACCCCATACCATCAGGGGTTTACGGCGGGGGTCATCCCGCCATTTGATGAGATCTTTGAGATATCTTCTTTCCATAATCATCCAGCAACGATTAATTGTACTATTTGTATATATTTTTAAGGAATTAATTGTACATTTTGCAGGTCTATTTCAAGGAATTAATTGTACATTTTGCATTAATTTTTTTTACGAAATATAGCATTGGAATTGCCAATTCGTCCAACAGACGTCGGCGGCATCGCCCAGCGGACCTTGGAACTCCGTTGGAAACCTATTATAAATCAAAGCTATACTGGATGGTCAAGGGCGTGACACATTGTCAAAGACGTACGAGCAGATCAACGAGAGGATCCGTTCAGGCAAAGCGGTAGTTTACACAGCCGAGGAGGTCATAGACCTCGTGAAGGAGAAGGGCGCGGAGCGCGCGGCCGAGGAGGTCGACGTCGTAACCACCGGTACCTTCGGGGCCATGTGCTCGTCCGGTGCCTTCGTCAACTTCGGGCATTCTTCACCGCCCATACGCATGACCGACATCAGGCTCAACGGGGTCGAGGCGTCGGGCGGCCTCGCCGCTGTCGATACGTACATCGGTGCCACATCCCTCACGGACGATCCCAAAGGGGGATACGGCGGAGCCCACGTCATCGAGGACCTCATCGCAGGAAAGAGGATCCACCTCCACGCCTGGGGCCCCGGTACGGACTGTTACGTCAGGAAGAACATCGACACGTACATCACGCTCGACGACGTCAACGATGCCTATCTCTACAATCCCCGCAACTGCTATCAGAACTATTCCATCGCGACGAACACGTCCGACAGGACCATCTACACCTACATGGGGAAGCTCCTGCCGAAGATGAAGAACGCGACCTACAGCTCCGCGGGACAGCTGTCGCCGTTGCTGAACGACCCCCATCTGGATACCATCGGCATGGGTACGAGGATCTTCCTCGGAGGAGGGGAGGGCTACGTCGCATGGCCCGGTACCCAGTACAAGACCGACGTGGAGGAGGTCAACGGCGTGCCGATAGGAGGCGCAAGGACACTGGCCCTCATCGGCGACATGAAGCAGATGGACGCCAAGTTCGTCCGCGGACTGGACATCACCGGCTACGGCATATCCATGGCCGTGGGCGTCGGTGTCCCGATACCTATCCTCAACGCCGACATCATGAAGAGGTGCGCCATCTCCGACGAGGAGATCTTCGCGCAGATGGTCGACTACAGCCAGCCGGTCGAGAGGCCGCCGATGGCCAGATACAGCTACGCCCAGCTCAGGTCCGGAAGGATCCAGTATGAGGGGAAGTCTATCAGGACCTCATCATTATCGTCGTATTCCGGCGCCAGGCAGATCGCCAACATCCTGAAGGACTGGATCGAGCATAAGGAGTTCGAGCTGAACAGGCCGGTAATGTCGTTCCCCAGGAACGTATCCCTCAAGAAACTGCAGGAGAGGGGGTGCTGAGATGGAGAAGAAGTTCAAGATCCTGTTCGAAGAGGGGAACGTCCAGAAGTCGGTCGCATACACCCTCGTGTCCGAGTTCGACCTGAAGCCCAATGTTCTGAAGGCCGTCATCGACGGAGACGGTTCAGGAGTCATGATCCTGTCGCTGGAAGGCGACGAGCAGAAGCTCGACAGGGCCGCGGAGAGGCTCAGGGAGGAGGGCTTCGACGTCACCGAGATGGACAAGCGCATCAGCCGCGACGAGGAGCTTTGCTTCAGCTGCGGGGCCTGCGTATCCATCTGCCCTGTCATGTGCTTCTCCTATGATCCGGAGACCTGGGAAGTCAACATCGACAACAGCAAGTGCATCGCCTGCGGAGCATGTGTCAACTCATGTGCCAGGCATGCATTGAGCCTGCACCTATGAGGACGCGTTTCCAGGTCAAGGAGACGGTCGTCACGATCGTCTGCGACGAGGAGTTCCTCAGGGTCGCGGAGGATGCTATATTCGAGGCGCGTTCCGTCATCGAATCGAAGATAGCGGACGATTCGTTCTTCGGCGTGACCTACGACCCGTATCCGGAATCCGGGGATGACAATCCGCTCATCCGGAGGATGTGCAGGGCTTCGGTGTTATCAAAAGTAGGCCCCATGGCCGGCGTGGCCGGGGCGGTCGCCGTATACGCGGTGGAGAGGATGTCCGAGGCCGGGGCCAAGGAGGCCATCGTGGAGAACGGCGGCGACATTGCGTTCCTGTCCGACAGGAAGGTGCCCGTGGGACTGTTCGCGGACCATCCGGTGCTGAAGGATGTCGCATTCGAGATCTCCTCCGAGGGCATCACCGGGATATGCTCCTCATCCGCGAAGATAGGCCCCTCCGTCTCTCTCGGGTCCTCCAACGTCTGCACCGTGTTCTCCGACGACGTTATTCTGGCGGATTGCTGCGCCACCGCGTTGGGCAATCTCGTGAAGGATGAGGCATCCTTGCAGGAGGCCCTGGAGACCATCGGCTCCATAGACGAGGT of the methanogenic archaeon mixed culture ISO4-G1 genome contains:
- a CDS encoding asparagine synthase, which translates into the protein MWDSLRDAIVGTVKDAVEGKDVGIACSGGLDSGLLSALCKEYADSVTLYTCGTANAFDVSMARDVAKRLNLPFVHVQITKSNVPDLIREMITSTGVSDPFTISYELQLFSVCRECNQDVVVTGQGADEYFMGCAKYVGQSEKEFQMLKDAGVERLMNVSVPCERAIADHFGKTLVYPYLEDDVLAQLSLIDPEALVPKDMDSRKQVLKDIASDLGYGFLAERKKKSSQYGSGTTDLIRALARERKLGYSNYIATLYDEVVYGEKQSERGAVVNARIDPFVKIEAERILMEKGLSPSEAIEGFYREVIRKHGQR